The genomic stretch ATTGTGGAGAAACAGACAAATAGCATTCAGCAAGTAAATTATTCAGTAAattccactatttttttttccacagctatTGTGACCAACTGAATAGCTGTGCAAATATTCCCAGAATGATGACAACATTCATCACACTAGAGATATCAAAACGCAGCCTATCTGATCTGCTATTATGAAGCTAGCTGAAAATATATTACGATTAAAATTCTGCAAGCAACAGACAACAGAGAACTACTATATTTTACTCTTTTGAGCTgcatggggaggagggaaggttTTTCATAGCATATTCATGCTCGTATTTGTCAACTAGCTTGGAGATGTGTAAACTTCCTTTCAACACTCACTCTCTGGTTGAAGAATGCCCTTCTGTATGATTTAAACCTGAAACTTAGATTCAATAAACTCCAAAAAACATCATTCCCAAAACACAAATGCCATTTTGGCTGTGAAGGTAATCTGTCCTCTCATTGTCTATTTTAGGCTGAGATCTGATGTGGTGACAGTGCAGGTCTAATAGCAGGAAGTCATTAAATCTTGACAAtctatttaaacagaaaacatgaagtgAGGAGACCAGAAAAACCAGGCAGGAGAGCTGTCAACTGAACAATTAATTTTGTGGTGGAGAATTTTGATTGCCTGATGTGGCTGTTAGCAGGAAACTTAtgccttaaaaacaaacaaacaaaaaaatctctaatCAATAGAGAAGTTgatgcagaaaagcatttttacattttggtCTAATTACTTATGTTCTCAAGAGCGTTGATAAATTGTTTCAGAATCCTCTTTGCAAAAatctgtctttcttttcctaaatgTTCTCTTATTCTCATACAGTCCTGGGGAAGCACGCTCTAAAATCGGTGGGCGCACAAGGTTTGGGGGAAGGTTAACTTTAAGCTACTGGAATATGCTGTAGAAGCAGCCTGCTAGCCTAGGAAATAGCACACTGAGATCTTGCCTTTGTGAAGAGGCAACAGAGGTTTTAAAAGTGCTCTAAGCCCCTTAGGTAAACAGAAACTTAAACTGGTTGGGTCTGAGCATGTAGTACAACCAAAAGGAAGCACAATACCAGAGGCGCCTCTCCTGTGCCAGCTGGGAGCATCTATACTTAATGCACCTACTTCACGCGTTACACAAGCCCTCGCAGTACCAGGGCCAAGTACTTGCATAGTCCATGTACTTCAGTGTGTGGCGCTTTGCTTGTTTCCTGGTTCTGAAGTACCTGGTTTTCAAAAAGCAATCCACAGActaatagggtttttttcttcctgtctgtaTAGGAACTCTTGTCACTTCTAgcctttcttgtttttttttgaACAGATGTATTCCTTATGATCTCCCTGATGTAGTTTAGTCACCATCTCTCTGTTATATACTTTTATGACTAGTTAACTACCCTCATAAACTCCTCCTTTGAAACACATTTTGGATGtgataaatatataaaaataaatgatgaacTATTTTTACCTGTACTAGCCAAATCCCATCTTTTGTGTCTTCTACAAGTTCATAGAAGTGCATTTCACCACTAAAGTTTGTACTGGAAACCGATTCAGAGGCCTCTTCCTCCTTGAGAGCAGAATAAAGCTCTCCTTCCATAAGGTCTCctgaaaaagagacaaatggagaaattcaattaaaataacacTTGAGAAAGATCACGTCATAAATTCTAGTAACAGTTTCACTAACTGTATTTTACAAGGTTGCTCAAAGAATCTTTTCAGGACAAAGGTAGCTAAGCTAAGAAGTTATTATAATTCTATCTATAGTGACGTGACTACGAACACTTTGATTTCAGCTGTCAGACCACAGAAGACAAGAACGCTATGCTTCTGAGTACACAGATGCATGCAGATTATATGCATGCAACCGAGCACACAAAAGAATGAACGAACATCTTCTAAGCCTCACTCTCTGAAAATAACAATATTCAGTGGCCAAGAGCAATTTTAATTCATGTACCTTTACTTTCATTACACAGGATAGTAATTTTGCATCAACTAACTTCTTAACACTGATAATTCAAACAGAtttccagaatttcaatcaATAATTTTGTACCAAAAAACCATGTTGACTGTCCCACTGCAAGTAAAAATCGCAGGTAGAATAACGTAGCTGTTGGCTACTGTTTGCAAAGTTGGAAAAAGTTCCCATGAACTTCAATCCTACTGATGCAAAGAGCTCACAGTAAAATCAGATGATAATGTTTCCTTTGTAATCTAATTTCCTTCTCATGTTTTGTTTCACAATCATTACAAATGCTGTTCACGACAACTAGCATTCTAGTAACTAATCTATTAAGCTTGAAGAAATTAAGCCTTGTCCAAAAAggctgtttctttcaaaatataaaataaaaaagtgttacAGCTGAAACCCTTTCCAAAAGTATTCACAGAatttagaggaggaaaaaaaaaaccctacagaaaaatgctgcaaagcCTGTTGGTATCAGAAGTGTTTCCATGGCAGTTGAAGAAGTCGGTTAATACAGTTTGTTTGGAGTTAAACATTTCCCTGCAGCATTTGCAACCCAAACATCATGACATCATGAAAGTACCTGACAGCCAAGGAGTGAAAGTGATTGGAAACAAAAGTGAAATCGCCTAATGCTTTTTACTGTTGGAGCAGCAAAGCTAATAAACAACATAAATAAACAAtgaacaacaaaagcaaattagaTTTAAATGCCCAGCATTAATatcaattatttaaaaggaGTTAGCATTTTTAAGGTTATGGCACTCGGTATATTCATCcaaatccttctctttttctgtctggaCATTTAAACCCCTCACTGTGTATCCCGATCACCGGGATTTCTCTCTCACCTGGATCAGCTGCCTTTTGATCATCTATTTAAGAACAACTACTCACATTTTCCTGCTTGGCTGGCACCACAGCTATTACATCAGCCCCATCTCCCAGTCCTTGGGGCCAGCTCCCTCCGACTACTCCAGGCCAGCATCCGTACTTTCAAGACACCTCTTCCATTCCTTACATCTCTATTGCTCTTCATCCTTCGCTATTCATCACCCCTCAAAAGTCCACCTCTTTCACCTGGTTTTCCCTACTTCCAAAACACCTCCCTGCCTGTTTCCAAGCCATTTATTGTACGTAGGATCTACTTCTGCTCCTCTTGTATAAAACCGCTGCATCCCTCAGTACCCATCCCTTCTGCCCCTCAGCTGTAAAATCGCTGCTTTCCTCAGTGCCCATCTTGATAGCAATAcctgtaataaataaaatcagcaaaTGGGTAGGGAGAGGAatagatgggggaaaaaaaaagctgtcttgaGCTGTAAATAGTAACCCGCTGCATATATCTGGAttctttcctcctcatttttcaCAGCAGACGACATTTGGTCTCATCTGTGCAACCGCCACCTCGCCATCCTGACCCCAACCGCCCACAGCAACCCGGCGTAACCCATCGGGAAGAACCATTTCTCGGTGACCCGTCTAACCAAGGCCTTCCCTCCACACAGCCTATTCCGGATTAAAACGCCACGGAGGTTTTTAACGTCACCATCCCTCAGCTTCCCCCTGCCCTTCTCCATTTAACCACTCCGGCGTCTCGGTCCTGGGTGGGGGAAACCAGCTCGCTCCCCAAATTCACCCTGCGAACGCGCTGGCCCGCAGGCGTGGGAAGCGGTGCCCGAGTCTCCATCCCAAGGGCGGCCGGAGCCCGTGCGGGGGTCGCCCGGGGATCGTCTTCCCCACGctggggggtggcaggggacCGACCTCCTTCCCCACGCGTGGGCCGCTGGGGGAGCTCCCCGTACCTGACTTCTCCACCAGCTCCCGCACATCCTTTTTCTCGGGCAGCCCCGAATGTCCCAGCCCCCGGCACTCCAGGATGGTCCGCAGCTTCCTGAAGCTCAGCGCCACCGGGTCCACCAGCTGCGTGGCGAGGAAACCGCTCTCGTACCACGCCACGGCCTCGAACACCCTGGCCAGGACGAAGAGCGCCAGGAAGTAGAGCAGCAAACAGCACAGCTTCACCCACATCTTCCCGCCGGGGGCTGCCCGCCGAGGGGCCGGGGAGAGCCGAGCCGGAGGCCGGGCtgccgcggggcggggaggggagaggagagcggggggggggggggggggggggctgtcaGCGCCGCGGGGCCGCGGCCCCCCCGCCTCCCTCCCGCCGCTGTCCCCGCCCCGGCGGAGCCTCGGCCGCCGGTGGAGACATAACAAGTGACGTGTACAGCAGGGGGCGGGGCGGAGCGAGGGGGCGCCCGGTGCTGCCCCGGCGACTGG from Balearica regulorum gibbericeps isolate bBalReg1 chromosome 4, bBalReg1.pri, whole genome shotgun sequence encodes the following:
- the RNF103 gene encoding E3 ubiquitin-protein ligase RNF103 isoform X4, which gives rise to MWVKLCCLLLYFLALFVLARVFEAVAWYESGFLATQLVDPVALSFRKLRTILECRGLGHSGLPEKKDVRELVEKSGDLMEGELYSALKEEEASESVSSTNFSGEMHFYELVEDTKDGIWLVQIVKI
- the RNF103 gene encoding E3 ubiquitin-protein ligase RNF103 isoform X2; translation: MWVKLCCLLLYFLALFVLARVFEAVAWYESGFLATQLVDPVALSFRKLRTILECRGLGHSGLPEKKDVRELVEKSGDLMEGELYSALKEEEASESVSSTNFSGEMHFYELVEDTKDGIWLVQILQEEGLAEIHPHYVSSTNQYLQGKSNAQGIQRAQN
- the RNF103 gene encoding E3 ubiquitin-protein ligase RNF103 isoform X3; translated protein: MWVKLCCLLLYFLALFVLARVFEAVAWYESGFLATQLVDPVALSFRKLRTILECRGLGHSGLPEKKDVRELVEKSGDLMEGELYSALKEEEASESVSSTNFSGEMHFYELVEDTKDGIWLVQKRKAKKSPDIFKPYGWILNHL